ATGCGCACCCAGATTCGCCTGGGTGGCGCCTGGCTGGACGTTGCGGGGCCGGAAATGGACTGCGGGATACTGGTGAGCGCCGGAGCGGCCCGAACCATTCCCATGAACGAGGTGCGAAAAGGCGATGTGATCGTTGTCGGCCGGGACGGCGTCAGAGTGCAGCCCGTGGAGCGTGAGCGCCGCCGCCAGGCCTTCGAGTTCATGGGGAGTTCCGTCTCGGCCGAAAAGCCCAAGACTCTCGCGGTTGAGGAAATCGCCGCGTACATCCGTGAGGTGAAAGCCCGTGGAGGCAAGGTTCTCTGCGTCGGCGGTCCGGCCATAGTGCACACCGGCGGCGCGCCGGCCCTGGCCCGGCTGATAACCGGTGGCTGGGTGGATGTGCTCTTCGCCGGCAATGCCCTCGCCGTTCACGACCTGGAATTCGCCCTTTACAAGACTTCCCTCGGCATCTACCTGGAACAGGGCCTGCCGGCCGAACGCGGGCACGAGCATCACCTTCGCACGATCAACCGGATTCGCCTCGCGGGCGGAATCAAAGCGGCGGTCGAACAGGGGATCATCACACACGGCATCATGCATGCCGTCGTGTCGAAAGGGATCGATTACGTCCTGGCCGGCTCGATCCGCGACGACGGCCCCCTTCCCGAGGTCATCTCGGACGTCGTCGAAGCGCAGAAAGCCATGCGCAACCTCCTTGACGGAGTGGAGGTCTGCCTGATCGTCGCCACCATGTTGCACGGCATTGCCGTGGGCAATCTGCTTCCCGCCGAGGTCCGTACCGTCTGCGTGGATATCAACCCCTCAGTGGTCACCAAATTGCTCGATCGCGGCAGTTTTCAGACCGTTGGCCTGGTCACCGATTCGGATGCGTTCCTTCGCGGGCTTGGTGAAGCTCTCGCCCGCAAATAGCCGCCGTTCAGGGGAATCACATCTATGACGCAACTGCGCATCTACAAGACCGGCGAAGGTTTCCACGAGGAAACCGGCATCGGGAAACTCGCTGAGTATGCCGAGGGGGAGGGTTCTGTCGTCTGGGTCGCCCTCCAGGACGCAACCCCGGAGGAACTGACCGCACTGGAAACGGTCCTGCACCTTCATCCGATGACGATGGAGGATCTGGACCACAACGAAGACAGGCCCCGGCTGCGCCAGTACGACAACATCCTCTCGCTGGTCTTTTTCGCGGTGCGCGGCCTCGATGGCGCCGACGCCGATGTCGATTTTCAGCCGGTGAACGTGTTTGCCGGCCGGCGGTTCATCGTGAGCCTCGTTACAGGGGAGATGCCGGAACTCGACGAGGCATACGGTCGCTGGAAGAACAATGCCGAGCGCCTCCCATCGGACGCCGGCGCCCCCATGTACTGCGTTCTCGATACACTGGTGGATGGGTATTTCCCGGTGATCGATCGCCTCGCGGATCAGGTGGATGACGTCGAGGATCAGGTCATCGCCTCTCACTCCGCAACCGCGCTTCCCGCCATCTTTGCGCTCAAGAAGAGCATGCTTCGATTCCGGAGGGTTGCTTCCGCGGGCCGCGACGCGGTGAACAGCCTGGTCGTCCGCGACGAGGTGTTCGGCCGCGACAATCTCATATTCCTGCAGGACGTTTATGATCACATCGTCCGCATCACGGACAGCGTGGACACGTATCGCGACCTGCTGAGCAACGCGATGGAGACCTATCTCTCGGTGACAAGCAACCTCCTAGCCGAAAACTCCAACAAATTGAACGTTACGATGCAGACGCTCACCTCCTGGAGCATCATCATCGGATCCGGCGCCGTGATTACGGGCGTTTACGGCATGAACGTGGAGGGAATCCCGTTTCGGCACGGCCAGCACGGCTTTGTCAGTGTGATGCTGGTGATGTTCGGGGTGGCCATAGCCCTGGCCGGGTTGTTCCGCCGCAAGGGCTGGATATAGATGCGGTGACGAGGGGGTAAATGATGCGATTGACGCCTGCCACGTGGCTCCTGCTCTGTTGTGTTGCGGCTTTGCCCCCGGTACCCTGTTGGTCGTCGCCTCATCCGGTCGTACCGGACGCCGCGTCCCTGAACCTCGACGAAGTGGGTTACTACGACGTAGGATACAGGTACCGCGGGCAGCGGGACAAATTCATGCCTGAGGGCTGGTCCGGCCCATTTGAAGAGCGGACGGGTGTCGCATGCATGCCGGCGGGCATTCAGAACGGCCGTGCCGCGTGGCTCCTCCATTGCCCATGGCGCGGCGGCACGGGATGCGCGTTCCAGGATTTCACGTTGAAGCTGCCCGCCGCGCGGCGCATCCGTCTGACGGGAGCGACGGCTTTGCGGGCCGACGCCATTGGAAAATCCGATGGAGTGGTGTTCCGTATCTACCTGAATGGCCGCAAAGTACTGGACGAGCCCCGGACCGAGAGCGTCTGGAAGCCGTTCTCAATCGAACTCACGGCCTTCGCCGGACGAACGGTCAACGTGCGTTTTGAAACCGATCCCGGGCCGCGGGACGACGCGAGTTTTGACTTCTCTCTGTGGGCGGACCGAACGTTGAAGATCGACGGCATGCGGAACCATCCCGCCCCGCGCGCCGCGCCCGTGGCGTTGAACCTGCGATCGATGTCGGCGCGCCCCTCGGCCGGAGTTGCGCCCCTGGCAGGTGCCGCGGGAACCCACAGCGTGGCAAAGAGCGGCGATGCGGTCACGCTGCAATACGTCGCCGGTCGGGAACGCCTCATATACGTGTGGCGCCCCCCGGCGACGGCGGATGCCCCGCCGTTTGGCGACATCTCGCTGCGTGCACGATTGGCAGGCCGCTCTGAGTCGTCAATACCCCTCGCGCGAGGGGCCTCGTTGGTCTGGGCTGGAGACGCCAAGCCCATGGGGCCGACGCATCTGCGCGTGTCCGGGGATAGGGCCGTCATGACGCGGCCATACGGTGTGGGCTCGTACACAGTGACGCTGACCGTTGTCGGACGCCTTGTGCGCAAGAGCCTTGTGCTGGAGGTGTCAACGGACAAGCCGGGTGTTGCGGCGATGGATAGCGGTGCGTGGGGGCCGGTTGCGTTGCGGCGCTCGGTCACCACACCGTATTATTCCGGCAGAGTCTACTATCTTCCCCGCGAAGACCTGTTCGTGAACGCGTTCCTCGATTGGACGGATTCCAACGCGTCCGCTCACGACGGAAACCGCGCGAGATATGATTCCCTCACCGACGGCACGCGCGCGCCGCTCCGGGAGCGCGCCGTTTACACGGCGGCGTGGAACCTCCCGGAGGCGTTCCCGAACGTGCCCAATCCCCCGTCTCCCTATCGTGCGGAAATGGGAGAGAGAATGGTGCTCGATATCTGGGGAGGCCGTTACCTCGATATCGCCCGGAGTTTCCAGAGCCTGGCCGACTGCGGCATTCGAAGCTGCTACGCCATCATCCACAACTGGCAGCGCAGCGGATACGACAACGCGCTGCCCAATCACGTGCCGGCCGCCGTGGACAAAGGTGGCGACGCCGATATGAAAACGCTGGTCGAAACCGGGAAGCGGCTCGGCTATCGCGTCGCGCTCCACGAGAACTACGTCGACTACTACCCGAACTACGATTCGTACAACGTGGACGACATCGCCTTGGATTCCGGCGGAGCTAAGCAGAAGGCCTGGTTCAACGAGGGAACCGGCATCCAGTCGCTGGCGGTCAAGCCGGCGGCTATCCTGCGTCTGGCCGCAACGCAGTCTCCCGAGATCCGCCGACGCTACGGCTCCAATGCCTGCTACCTCGACGTGCACTCCGCGGTGCCGCCCTGGTTCCACGTGGACGACCGCGCCGGGGAGCCTGGCGCGGGAGAGTTCGATTCCGTCTGGAAGGTTCACGCCGGCCTCTGGGATTGGGAACGGAAGAACTACGGCGGGCCGGTGACAGGCGAAGGCGCAAACCACTGGTTCTGGAGCGGCCTCCTCGACGGCGTCGAGGCGCAGTTCGGGGCCGGCTGGGACGGCGGCCAGGGCATGACGGCCCCTTTGGCCGTGGATTTCGATCTCCTCCGCATCCATCCCCTCCAGATGAACCACGGAATGGGATATTACGAACGTTGGTGGACGAAGCCTGCGTGGGCCGGAAGTCCGCCGATGGTGGCCCTGGACCAGTACCGAATGCAGGAACTCGCGTACGGGCACTCCGCCTTCCTGGGCGGCGCGACGTGGAATAACGTCCCTGTCGCCTGGCTCGAAAGCAATCTGGTCGTTCCGGTGGCGAGCCGCTATGCGGAGGCGACGGTTGTGGATATTCGCTACCTCATCGGCGGAAAGTGGCTCGATTCCAGCGGAGCGGCCAGGGCCGGGGTGTGGGACCGCGTCCGTGTGCGATACGCCAATGGCCTGACCATCACCGCGAACAACGCTGCGCGGCCGCTTATGGTGGACGGGGTCGTTCTGCCTCAGTACGGCTGGGTCGCGTCTGGCGCCGGCGTTAAGGCTTACACGGCCGAGCGTGGCGGCGCCGTCGTGGATTACTGCGAAACGGCAACGTCAGTTTTCGCCAACGCACGCAACGCGCAGGACTGGTCGCTCTCCGGTGTGAAGCGTATTCAGCCCACGGTCGGCTCGTTCCGGCAGACCGGGCCGCGGACTTTCGCCGCAACGTACCGCTGGCGCGTTGGGGAACGTCTCCAACAGGACTCTATGTGCTTTGTCCATTTCAGCGCGATGGATGCCGGCCAAGATAGCCGGGAATCCGTAGCATTTCAGGGCGACCATCCGCTGGAACGGCCTACCTCGACCTGGCTCACGGGCGCCGACGTCCTGGACGGACCGTACACGGTCAGAATCCCCGATGGTGTAAAGGATGGCGACTATGTCTGGTCCATCGGTCTTTACGAACCCCAGGGCGGCAGGGTAAGCCTGGACGGTGTGGACGATGGGCGCGGGCGAATCATTCTGGGGCAGATCCACGTTCGCGACAATGGATCGGCCATATCGCTTTCGCCGCAAAGTCGCGGTGAAGCGGGCAGTGGCGCAGTCTACCTGAAGCACGTGAACACACGGGGCAAGGTGGTGAATTTCGGCACGGTGGCCACGGATGGCAGCGTGCTTCTGCGGCGCGAGGGGGCGGAATGGGTCCTACGAACGTGGCCGCGGGACCGGAAATTCCAGGTTAGCCTGGATAGTCGGAGGTTTGGATCGCCCGCCTCGGTCCGGTCCTCTCACGGCGTCATCCGGGTGAGCAAACACGGCGCGCGCTGGTCGCTGCCCCTGGACGGATCGTCCGAGTATCGTTGGAGCGCTCAGGCGGCCGGGACGTAACCGGCCCCTGAACCCTGCGTCCCGGGTCCGTTCCGGCCGGCTCACTTTGGCTGCACGACGCTGACCGAAGTGGCGATGGAATCGGTGGGCCGTTTGCGGGTGTAGCGCTGTGATCTTAGCAGAACGGTGCGCGGCGAGCCGTCCCCGGTCCTCACCGAAAGCGATACCGTATACCCCGGAGGCTGGTTGAGCAGGTCTTTCAGGCTCTCGATCTCAGTGTGGCCGGCATCCTGATCGTTGACCATC
The window above is part of the Armatimonadota bacterium genome. Proteins encoded here:
- a CDS encoding TIGR00300 family protein, encoding MPERRIELHGHVIDSLILPRVLDEIVDRGVEYEFEQFDVGKRNDEPSHVRILLSSDDVTALEDLLDSLQQIGAQIPEEVDARTETAGVDGAFPERFYSTTNMRTQIRLGGAWLDVAGPEMDCGILVSAGAARTIPMNEVRKGDVIVVGRDGVRVQPVERERRRQAFEFMGSSVSAEKPKTLAVEEIAAYIREVKARGGKVLCVGGPAIVHTGGAPALARLITGGWVDVLFAGNALAVHDLEFALYKTSLGIYLEQGLPAERGHEHHLRTINRIRLAGGIKAAVEQGIITHGIMHAVVSKGIDYVLAGSIRDDGPLPEVISDVVEAQKAMRNLLDGVEVCLIVATMLHGIAVGNLLPAEVRTVCVDINPSVVTKLLDRGSFQTVGLVTDSDAFLRGLGEALARK
- a CDS encoding magnesium transporter CorA family protein; the protein is MTQLRIYKTGEGFHEETGIGKLAEYAEGEGSVVWVALQDATPEELTALETVLHLHPMTMEDLDHNEDRPRLRQYDNILSLVFFAVRGLDGADADVDFQPVNVFAGRRFIVSLVTGEMPELDEAYGRWKNNAERLPSDAGAPMYCVLDTLVDGYFPVIDRLADQVDDVEDQVIASHSATALPAIFALKKSMLRFRRVASAGRDAVNSLVVRDEVFGRDNLIFLQDVYDHIVRITDSVDTYRDLLSNAMETYLSVTSNLLAENSNKLNVTMQTLTSWSIIIGSGAVITGVYGMNVEGIPFRHGQHGFVSVMLVMFGVAIALAGLFRRKGWI
- a CDS encoding DUF5696 domain-containing protein, which encodes MMRLTPATWLLLCCVAALPPVPCWSSPHPVVPDAASLNLDEVGYYDVGYRYRGQRDKFMPEGWSGPFEERTGVACMPAGIQNGRAAWLLHCPWRGGTGCAFQDFTLKLPAARRIRLTGATALRADAIGKSDGVVFRIYLNGRKVLDEPRTESVWKPFSIELTAFAGRTVNVRFETDPGPRDDASFDFSLWADRTLKIDGMRNHPAPRAAPVALNLRSMSARPSAGVAPLAGAAGTHSVAKSGDAVTLQYVAGRERLIYVWRPPATADAPPFGDISLRARLAGRSESSIPLARGASLVWAGDAKPMGPTHLRVSGDRAVMTRPYGVGSYTVTLTVVGRLVRKSLVLEVSTDKPGVAAMDSGAWGPVALRRSVTTPYYSGRVYYLPREDLFVNAFLDWTDSNASAHDGNRARYDSLTDGTRAPLRERAVYTAAWNLPEAFPNVPNPPSPYRAEMGERMVLDIWGGRYLDIARSFQSLADCGIRSCYAIIHNWQRSGYDNALPNHVPAAVDKGGDADMKTLVETGKRLGYRVALHENYVDYYPNYDSYNVDDIALDSGGAKQKAWFNEGTGIQSLAVKPAAILRLAATQSPEIRRRYGSNACYLDVHSAVPPWFHVDDRAGEPGAGEFDSVWKVHAGLWDWERKNYGGPVTGEGANHWFWSGLLDGVEAQFGAGWDGGQGMTAPLAVDFDLLRIHPLQMNHGMGYYERWWTKPAWAGSPPMVALDQYRMQELAYGHSAFLGGATWNNVPVAWLESNLVVPVASRYAEATVVDIRYLIGGKWLDSSGAARAGVWDRVRVRYANGLTITANNAARPLMVDGVVLPQYGWVASGAGVKAYTAERGGAVVDYCETATSVFANARNAQDWSLSGVKRIQPTVGSFRQTGPRTFAATYRWRVGERLQQDSMCFVHFSAMDAGQDSRESVAFQGDHPLERPTSTWLTGADVLDGPYTVRIPDGVKDGDYVWSIGLYEPQGGRVSLDGVDDGRGRIILGQIHVRDNGSAISLSPQSRGEAGSGAVYLKHVNTRGKVVNFGTVATDGSVLLRREGAEWVLRTWPRDRKFQVSLDSRRFGSPASVRSSHGVIRVSKHGARWSLPLDGSSEYRWSAQAAGT